The Ooceraea biroi isolate clonal line C1 chromosome 1, Obir_v5.4, whole genome shotgun sequence genome has a window encoding:
- the LOC105278020 gene encoding origin recognition complex subunit 2 isoform X1, producing the protein MSSSKNLRRSSRIKASSFVRKTYTEDSDEETYERSSQSNVLRDEIEKQLEDVEEDVQKPLTLFSKKDVSGRKLYGFHTPTKRDSMILKANECRSSSTNFHECVTPRSLKTLPVLKVVLENIKISPEEKESFLKGASKKVTAVGRKQYLPNVHSSGDESVSEDSEYIPNDTEGSSESDEESLSSTDSESSDAGERENEARKRIKRDTVQKAPPKCEVPSTPARPTRRCKAVACKDYHIKTDEYFASQSEKVVTSDRTLGRLRSGRLTKETLEELLSNENHISGVHKRRICSLTENCKSFFRTWHFIMEEGYNLLLYGLGSKRNLINDFHHEVVANHPTLVINGFFPSLTVKDILDSLIVDLLDLDCPTNPNDCLELIERVLGENADDRLYLIIHNIDGLMLRSDKAQDVLASLAAIPNIHIIASVDHINAPLLWDHTKRAKFNFYWWDATTLLPYQAETAYESSLLVQRSGALASSSLQNVFLSLTSNARAIYLILVKYQLNHSSGNFTGMPFKDLYRAAREQFLVSSDLALRAQLTEFVDHKLVRTKRTFDGAEHVTIPLDKSLLKQFMEQHGS; encoded by the exons ATGTCTTCTTCCAAAAATCTAAGAAGATCTTCACGTATAAAAGCTTCTTCTTTTGTACGGAAGACGTATACGGAGGACAGCGACGAAGAAACATACGAGAGATCTT CACAAAGTAATGTATTAAGAGACGAAATAGAAAAGCAGCTTGAGGATGTAGAAGAAGATGTGCAAAAACCTCTCA CGTTATTTTCTAAGAAGGACGTAAGCGGACGAAAACTCTATGGATTTCATACACCTACAAAGAGGGACAGTATGATACTGAAAGCCAATGAATGTCGATCGTCGAGTACCAACTTCCACGAATGCGTGACACCAAGAAGCTTGAAGACACTTCCAGTTTTGAAGGTTGTTCttgagaatattaaaataagtcCAGAAGAGAAAGAATCTTTTCTGAAGGGTGCCAGTAAGAAAG TCACAGCAGTTGGTCGAAAGCAATACCTGCCTAATGTGCACTCAAGTGGTGATGAAAGTGTCTCGGAGGACAGCGAGTACATACCTAATGATACCGAAGGTAGTTCAGAATCTGATGAGGAGTCTCTGAGCAGTACAGACAGTGAAAGTTCCGatgcgggagagagagagaacgaggccAGGAAAAGAATCAAACGAGACACAGTGCAAAAGGCTCCGCCGAAATGTGAAGTACCGAGTACACCTGCACGACCAACCAGGAGGTGCAAGGCTGTTGCCTGCAAAGACTAT CACATAAAAACTGACGAATACTTTGCGTCCCAATCGGAGAAGGTGGTCACGTCCGATCGTACCTTGGGAAGGCTGCGCAGCGGTCGTCTCACTAAAGAGACGTTAGAGGAACTGTTGTCGAACGAAAATCACATTTCCGGGGTACACAAAAGACGTATATGTTCGTTAACGGAAAATTGCAAATCGTTCTTTCGTACGTGGCACTTCATAATGGA GGAAGGATACAACCTTCTGCTCTATGGTCTGGGCTCGAAGAGGAACCTAATCAACGATTTCCACCACGAGGTCGTGGCAAACCATCCTACATTGGTTATTAATGGATTTTTTCCCAGTTTAACGGTCAAGGAT ATACTCGATAGCCTAATCGTGGATTTGCTGGATCTCGACTGCCCGACAAATCCTAACGACTGTCTCGAGCTTATCGAAAGAGTCTTGGGAGAGAATGCGGACGATCGACTCTACctaataattcataatataGATGGGCTGATGCTGCGTTCCGACAAGGCCCAGGATGTCCTTGCCAGTCTAGCGGCGATTCCCAACATTCACATTATAGCGTCTGTCGATCACATCAACGCACCGCTTC TTTGGGATCATACAAAACGCGCAAAGTTTAACTTCTACTGGTGGGATGCAACGACATTACTGCCATACCAGGCTGAAACCGCGTACGAAAGTTCTCTGTTGGTCCAACGAAGCGGCGCGCTCGCCTCGTCTTCCCTTCAGAacgtcttcctctctctcacttCAAACGCTCGAGCCATCTATTTGATCCTCGTGAAATATCAACTGAACCACAGCAGCGGTAATTTTACAG GTATGCCGTTCAAAGATTTATATCGCGCGGCTCGGGAGCAGTTCCTGGTCAGTTCGGACTTGGCACTGCGAGCGCAACTAACCGAATTTGTGGATCACAAATTAGTACGGACTAAGCGCACGTTCGATGGTGCCGAGCACGTTACGATTCCTCTCGATAAAAGTCTTCTTAAACAATTCATGGAACAACATGGGTCATAA
- the LOC105278020 gene encoding origin recognition complex subunit 2 isoform X2: MSSSKNLRRSSRIKASSFVRKTYTEDSDEETYERSSLFSKKDVSGRKLYGFHTPTKRDSMILKANECRSSSTNFHECVTPRSLKTLPVLKVVLENIKISPEEKESFLKGASKKVTAVGRKQYLPNVHSSGDESVSEDSEYIPNDTEGSSESDEESLSSTDSESSDAGERENEARKRIKRDTVQKAPPKCEVPSTPARPTRRCKAVACKDYHIKTDEYFASQSEKVVTSDRTLGRLRSGRLTKETLEELLSNENHISGVHKRRICSLTENCKSFFRTWHFIMEEGYNLLLYGLGSKRNLINDFHHEVVANHPTLVINGFFPSLTVKDILDSLIVDLLDLDCPTNPNDCLELIERVLGENADDRLYLIIHNIDGLMLRSDKAQDVLASLAAIPNIHIIASVDHINAPLLWDHTKRAKFNFYWWDATTLLPYQAETAYESSLLVQRSGALASSSLQNVFLSLTSNARAIYLILVKYQLNHSSGNFTGMPFKDLYRAAREQFLVSSDLALRAQLTEFVDHKLVRTKRTFDGAEHVTIPLDKSLLKQFMEQHGS, translated from the exons ATGTCTTCTTCCAAAAATCTAAGAAGATCTTCACGTATAAAAGCTTCTTCTTTTGTACGGAAGACGTATACGGAGGACAGCGACGAAGAAACATACGAGAGATCTT CGTTATTTTCTAAGAAGGACGTAAGCGGACGAAAACTCTATGGATTTCATACACCTACAAAGAGGGACAGTATGATACTGAAAGCCAATGAATGTCGATCGTCGAGTACCAACTTCCACGAATGCGTGACACCAAGAAGCTTGAAGACACTTCCAGTTTTGAAGGTTGTTCttgagaatattaaaataagtcCAGAAGAGAAAGAATCTTTTCTGAAGGGTGCCAGTAAGAAAG TCACAGCAGTTGGTCGAAAGCAATACCTGCCTAATGTGCACTCAAGTGGTGATGAAAGTGTCTCGGAGGACAGCGAGTACATACCTAATGATACCGAAGGTAGTTCAGAATCTGATGAGGAGTCTCTGAGCAGTACAGACAGTGAAAGTTCCGatgcgggagagagagagaacgaggccAGGAAAAGAATCAAACGAGACACAGTGCAAAAGGCTCCGCCGAAATGTGAAGTACCGAGTACACCTGCACGACCAACCAGGAGGTGCAAGGCTGTTGCCTGCAAAGACTAT CACATAAAAACTGACGAATACTTTGCGTCCCAATCGGAGAAGGTGGTCACGTCCGATCGTACCTTGGGAAGGCTGCGCAGCGGTCGTCTCACTAAAGAGACGTTAGAGGAACTGTTGTCGAACGAAAATCACATTTCCGGGGTACACAAAAGACGTATATGTTCGTTAACGGAAAATTGCAAATCGTTCTTTCGTACGTGGCACTTCATAATGGA GGAAGGATACAACCTTCTGCTCTATGGTCTGGGCTCGAAGAGGAACCTAATCAACGATTTCCACCACGAGGTCGTGGCAAACCATCCTACATTGGTTATTAATGGATTTTTTCCCAGTTTAACGGTCAAGGAT ATACTCGATAGCCTAATCGTGGATTTGCTGGATCTCGACTGCCCGACAAATCCTAACGACTGTCTCGAGCTTATCGAAAGAGTCTTGGGAGAGAATGCGGACGATCGACTCTACctaataattcataatataGATGGGCTGATGCTGCGTTCCGACAAGGCCCAGGATGTCCTTGCCAGTCTAGCGGCGATTCCCAACATTCACATTATAGCGTCTGTCGATCACATCAACGCACCGCTTC TTTGGGATCATACAAAACGCGCAAAGTTTAACTTCTACTGGTGGGATGCAACGACATTACTGCCATACCAGGCTGAAACCGCGTACGAAAGTTCTCTGTTGGTCCAACGAAGCGGCGCGCTCGCCTCGTCTTCCCTTCAGAacgtcttcctctctctcacttCAAACGCTCGAGCCATCTATTTGATCCTCGTGAAATATCAACTGAACCACAGCAGCGGTAATTTTACAG GTATGCCGTTCAAAGATTTATATCGCGCGGCTCGGGAGCAGTTCCTGGTCAGTTCGGACTTGGCACTGCGAGCGCAACTAACCGAATTTGTGGATCACAAATTAGTACGGACTAAGCGCACGTTCGATGGTGCCGAGCACGTTACGATTCCTCTCGATAAAAGTCTTCTTAAACAATTCATGGAACAACATGGGTCATAA